One genomic segment of candidate division WOR-3 bacterium includes these proteins:
- a CDS encoding MogA/MoaB family molybdenum cofactor biosynthesis protein yields MKVSVITISDRAHTGVYEDLTGPEIERIVREAFPSADISRQIVPDDESQILSALEKCADSDFILTTGGTGISERDRTPDVSRNYCDYDLPGMSGALLAECYKETPNAMLSRIYAGVKSRTIIVNFPGSMNAVKLCAQTLTPVMGHALKMFRGEKH; encoded by the coding sequence GTGAAAGTATCTGTTATTACAATATCTGACAGAGCTCACACAGGAGTTTACGAAGACTTGACCGGACCTGAAATAGAAAGGATTGTCAGGGAGGCTTTTCCCTCCGCAGATATTTCCAGGCAGATTGTCCCGGATGATGAATCTCAGATATTGTCCGCACTCGAGAAATGCGCGGATTCCGATTTCATTCTGACCACAGGCGGAACAGGTATTTCGGAAAGAGACAGGACGCCTGACGTATCAAGAAATTACTGTGATTATGATTTACCCGGGATGTCAGGAGCTTTGCTCGCTGAATGCTATAAAGAAACACCCAACGCGATGCTGTCGAGAATTTATGCCGGAGTAAAGAGCCGGACAATAATAGTGAATTTTCCGGGATCAATGAATGCCGTTAAACTCTGCGCCCAAACACTGACTCCTGTTATGGGACACGCACTGAAAATGTTCAGAGGAGAAAAGCATTGA
- a CDS encoding MOSC domain-containing protein, with protein sequence MNKNFKILSVNISNEKGRKKISVAKAYLKEGWGIEGDAHADNWHRQVSLLAAEDIEETVKGKIKISYGDFAENITTQGVDLSSLPKGTELHLGDAMLEVTQIGKECHSGCEIEKQLGQCVMPKKGIFAKVVIGGEISSESICYYNI encoded by the coding sequence ATGAATAAAAATTTCAAAATACTGTCCGTGAATATTTCAAATGAAAAAGGCAGAAAAAAAATTTCGGTGGCAAAAGCATATTTAAAAGAAGGATGGGGAATCGAGGGAGACGCTCATGCCGACAACTGGCACAGGCAGGTTTCTCTTCTCGCCGCTGAAGACATAGAAGAAACCGTCAAAGGAAAAATTAAAATTTCATACGGTGATTTTGCCGAAAACATTACTACTCAGGGTGTGGATCTTTCGAGTTTGCCCAAGGGGACTGAACTCCACTTGGGAGACGCTATGCTCGAAGTGACGCAGATTGGAAAAGAATGCCATTCGGGATGCGAAATTGAAAAACAACTTGGTCAATGTGTAATGCCCAAAAAAGGAATATTCGCAAAAGTAGTCATTGGAGGGGAAATAAGCAGTGAAAGTATCTGTTATTACAATATCTGA
- the moaC gene encoding cyclic pyranopterin monophosphate synthase MoaC, whose product MNDKIFSHTDDLGKASMVDVSEKKAVKRYAKAEGRIELSENTITLIKQNSVIKGDVLAVANIAGIQGAKKTQVLIPLSHVIPLESVKLSFELEEKAVIITAEVKTESKTGVEMEALTAVAVAALTVYDMCKAVDKKMKITGIKLVEKRKDDR is encoded by the coding sequence ATGAACGACAAAATATTTTCTCACACCGACGATCTGGGAAAAGCATCAATGGTCGATGTCTCTGAAAAAAAGGCTGTAAAAAGATACGCGAAGGCCGAAGGGAGAATTGAACTTTCGGAAAACACGATAACTTTAATAAAACAAAACTCGGTTATAAAAGGTGACGTACTCGCCGTGGCAAACATTGCTGGAATACAGGGTGCAAAAAAAACCCAGGTATTGATTCCTCTTTCGCACGTAATACCTCTCGAAAGCGTTAAATTGTCGTTTGAGTTGGAAGAAAAAGCCGTAATCATTACCGCCGAAGTTAAGACAGAATCAAAGACGGGTGTCGAAATGGAAGCTCTTACGGCGGTAGCTGTTGCCGCATTAACGGTATATGACATGTGCAAAGCGGTGGATAAAAAAATGAAAATAACCGGTATAAAACTTGTAGAGAAGAGGAAAGACGACAGATGA
- a CDS encoding radical SAM protein, giving the protein MLDKYNREISYLRVSVTDRCNLRCFYCMPEEGIEKKAHSDIISYENIVKIVRDSVRIGIKKIRLTGGEPLVRKGIEDLVTQISAIDGIEEVCMTTNGILLSKKAAALRKNGLDRVNISLDTLDPERYKAVTRGGDIKAVLQGIESAIEENLSVKINMVVLKDTGEGEIMKMKKFCSRLEISLQLINAYTLDSVKTESPFDRPPKCENCNRIRLMSDGKLKPCLHNDIEITVDYKDIYNSLVKTVLSKPERGCVCRNRKMNEIGG; this is encoded by the coding sequence ATGTTAGACAAATATAACCGCGAAATCTCTTATCTTCGCGTTTCAGTTACCGACAGGTGCAATCTCAGATGCTTTTACTGCATGCCCGAAGAGGGAATAGAAAAAAAAGCCCACTCCGACATAATTTCTTACGAAAACATTGTTAAAATCGTCAGAGACTCAGTCAGAATTGGAATTAAAAAAATACGACTGACAGGAGGCGAACCGCTTGTCAGAAAAGGTATTGAAGATCTCGTAACCCAAATATCTGCCATTGACGGTATAGAGGAAGTCTGTATGACGACAAACGGCATACTGTTATCTAAAAAAGCTGCGGCACTCAGAAAAAACGGGCTCGACAGAGTGAACATATCCCTCGACACGCTTGATCCAGAAAGATACAAAGCCGTAACAAGAGGCGGAGACATTAAAGCTGTACTTCAGGGTATTGAAAGCGCGATCGAAGAAAACCTCTCCGTAAAAATTAACATGGTCGTCCTCAAAGACACCGGTGAAGGTGAAATAATGAAAATGAAAAAATTTTGTTCACGATTGGAAATATCGCTTCAATTAATTAACGCTTACACTCTCGACAGCGTCAAGACTGAAAGCCCGTTCGACAGACCTCCGAAATGCGAAAACTGCAACAGAATTAGGCTTATGTCGGACGGCAAACTGAAACCCTGTCTGCACAACGACATCGAGATTACAGTAGATTACAAAGACATATACAACTCTCTTGTCAAGACCGTTCTTTCAAAACCGGAAAGAGGTTGCGTGTGCCGTAATAGAAAGATGAACGAGATAGGCGGATGA
- a CDS encoding molybdopterin molybdotransferase MoeA, with translation MLHPDKALEFLLKYSIKTETEPVRIENALNRPLNYDIFSKTDLPPYNKAAMDGYAYDFLDVSEKFKITQIIGAGKKPEKSVINGECAKIMTGGILPDGADTIIRKEFASESQGFMSIIQAEETQNIARRGEYVRKDQLLIAKCILSPKEIGILASSGYNEIILPVCPLIGVITTGDELEEPGRPLEFGKIYDSNLFQISALLGSCLFRKKLYSRVSDDLYEIYDSIARAMEECDVILVTGGSSVGEKDLTERAFSKNGISVRFDSLAVKPGKPTIFGEKDTKFAFGVPGNPVSVLVIFEILIKPFIYNLMRFPYKPSFIKGRLEEKFSRKDVSRVEFVPVKHVTGQITFPQYHGSGDIVALGGANALLRIDDGIETVPAEEEVYVRQI, from the coding sequence ATGCTTCATCCGGATAAAGCTTTGGAATTTTTGTTAAAATATTCAATAAAAACAGAAACCGAACCAGTGAGGATTGAAAACGCTCTCAACAGACCTCTCAATTACGATATATTTTCAAAAACCGATCTGCCGCCTTATAACAAAGCCGCCATGGACGGATACGCATACGACTTTCTTGACGTTTCGGAAAAATTCAAGATAACCCAGATCATTGGTGCCGGGAAAAAACCCGAGAAATCTGTCATAAACGGGGAATGCGCAAAAATTATGACAGGCGGCATACTGCCTGACGGCGCCGATACAATAATAAGAAAAGAATTCGCTTCGGAGTCACAGGGATTCATGAGTATTATTCAGGCAGAAGAGACGCAAAACATAGCAAGGCGCGGGGAATACGTCAGAAAAGACCAGCTTTTAATCGCAAAATGCATTTTGAGCCCAAAAGAAATCGGTATCCTCGCTTCCTCCGGTTACAACGAAATAATTCTGCCGGTGTGCCCTCTTATAGGTGTAATAACTACGGGAGACGAATTGGAAGAGCCCGGCAGGCCGCTTGAATTCGGAAAGATATACGACAGCAACCTTTTTCAGATTTCAGCTCTTCTGGGATCGTGTCTTTTCAGAAAGAAGCTTTACAGCAGGGTCTCGGATGATTTGTACGAGATATACGATTCCATCGCCAGAGCCATGGAAGAATGCGACGTAATTCTGGTAACGGGCGGTTCGTCAGTAGGAGAAAAGGATTTGACTGAAAGAGCGTTCTCGAAAAACGGAATTTCAGTAAGATTCGATTCTTTGGCCGTAAAACCCGGCAAACCGACTATTTTCGGAGAAAAAGACACTAAGTTCGCCTTCGGTGTGCCGGGAAACCCGGTGTCGGTTCTGGTGATTTTCGAAATCTTGATAAAACCTTTTATTTACAATCTGATGAGATTCCCGTATAAACCTTCTTTTATAAAAGGACGGCTCGAGGAAAAATTCAGCAGAAAAGACGTTTCGAGAGTGGAATTTGTTCCTGTCAAACACGTGACCGGACAGATTACGTTTCCACAATATCACGGTTCCGGCGATATAGTGGCTCTCGGCGGAGCAAACGCTCTTTTGAGAATTGACGACGGCATCGAAACAGTTCCGGCCGAAGAAGAAGTTTATGTTAGACAAATATAA
- a CDS encoding formate/nitrite transporter family protein, whose amino-acid sequence MAEIVNVGCKTPANVAETLSRTTCVQKTTASDWKLIVLGIFAGVYIGFGASIATLVGSDSAKFLGVGLSKFFVGGVFSVGLMLVVIAGAELFTGNNLMLMGALEKRVSVGKVLYKWLVVYLANFAGSVLLAYLIYVSGLWKGGEFLTGVAAIKIAAAKVSLPWVEAFVRGILCNILVCLAVWMAIASSNIVGKIFAIFFPIMTFVAMGFEHSVANMYFIPLGLFLKGTAAAAASGLDLSGLTWISFLWNNLLPVTLGNIIGGAFFVGALYWMVYVRNSKQA is encoded by the coding sequence ATGGCTGAGATAGTCAATGTCGGATGCAAAACTCCGGCGAATGTCGCGGAAACCCTTTCCAGGACCACTTGCGTCCAGAAAACGACGGCTTCTGACTGGAAACTCATCGTATTGGGTATTTTTGCCGGTGTTTATATCGGTTTCGGGGCCTCAATAGCGACACTCGTAGGATCTGATTCAGCAAAATTTCTCGGAGTGGGGCTGAGTAAATTTTTTGTCGGAGGAGTTTTCAGCGTAGGACTAATGCTCGTTGTAATAGCCGGCGCGGAACTTTTTACGGGCAACAACCTCATGCTCATGGGTGCTCTTGAAAAAAGAGTTTCAGTAGGTAAAGTACTTTACAAATGGCTCGTAGTTTACTTAGCAAACTTCGCGGGTTCGGTTCTTCTTGCATATCTCATTTATGTCAGCGGCCTTTGGAAGGGCGGAGAATTTTTAACCGGCGTAGCCGCCATTAAAATTGCCGCGGCAAAAGTCAGTCTTCCATGGGTGGAAGCTTTTGTAAGAGGTATTCTCTGCAACATACTTGTCTGTCTCGCTGTATGGATGGCAATTGCTTCGAGTAACATCGTAGGAAAGATATTCGCGATTTTCTTTCCAATAATGACATTCGTTGCAATGGGATTTGAGCACAGTGTAGCCAACATGTATTTTATTCCTCTGGGTCTTTTCCTGAAAGGAACTGCGGCCGCGGCGGCCTCAGGCCTCGATTTGAGCGGACTGACATGGATATCATTCCTCTGGAACAATCTTCTGCCCGTAACTCTTGGAAACATCATCGGAGGGGCGTTTTTCGTCGGGGCTCTCTACTGGATGGTTTACGTAAGAAACAGCAAGCAGGCATGA
- a CDS encoding molybdenum cofactor guanylyltransferase, whose amino-acid sequence MTQAVILAGGKSSRFGRDKAFEKFGDSTLVESVFFSLKEIFSDIIIVTNCPENFSIFEAKTVKDIVPGRGPIGGIYTGLLSSSSQRIFAIACDMPFLDKDFIKYMISIKEGDVIVPRKEKDLYEPLHAVYSKNCLPYILDQLNKGDNKIQNFFSFVKTVYVEKDVILRFDTEMKMFFNINEKNDLKRFKTCIEK is encoded by the coding sequence ATGACACAGGCAGTTATCCTCGCCGGCGGCAAAAGCAGCCGTTTCGGCAGAGATAAAGCTTTCGAAAAATTTGGGGACTCGACTCTGGTCGAGTCCGTTTTTTTTTCTTTAAAAGAAATTTTCTCCGATATCATTATCGTAACCAATTGCCCTGAAAACTTCTCTATATTTGAAGCCAAAACAGTAAAGGACATAGTTCCAGGCAGAGGTCCTATCGGCGGGATTTACACTGGACTGCTGTCGTCCAGTTCACAGAGAATATTCGCCATAGCCTGCGACATGCCGTTCCTTGACAAAGATTTTATAAAATACATGATTTCAATAAAAGAAGGGGACGTCATAGTACCGAGAAAAGAAAAAGACCTCTACGAACCTCTTCACGCAGTCTATTCAAAAAACTGTCTGCCGTACATTCTTGATCAGCTCAACAAAGGAGACAATAAAATTCAGAATTTTTTCAGCTTTGTCAAAACCGTCTATGTTGAAAAAGACGTAATCCTTCGCTTTGACACCGAAATGAAAATGTTTTTCAACATAAATGAAAAAAACGATCTCAAGAGATTCAAAACGTGTATAGAAAAATGA
- the fdhD gene encoding formate dehydrogenase accessory sulfurtransferase FdhD — MYRKMRIKRIDLRDGETFFEDKIIKESMIKILVNGSEMSNMVCSPSQLDELAVGRLFSEGFIESAKEISSIEIEKDKMTVNVALKKKPTDAGIEKQYVMTSGCGQAASDLNLLQGKGLKPLDKPRMFDAKIILDLLREFQKRSLIFAETGGVHAAALCRTDKIISFKEDIGRHNAVDKIIGEALLGGKNGEGLYMLFSGRISSEILVKSLKFGVYLIASRSAPTDRAVELARKTNIRLIGFARGFRLNVYN; from the coding sequence GTGTATAGAAAAATGAGAATCAAGAGGATCGACCTCCGGGACGGCGAGACCTTTTTTGAAGACAAAATAATAAAAGAATCAATGATAAAAATCTTAGTCAACGGCTCCGAAATGTCAAACATGGTTTGCTCTCCGTCCCAACTCGACGAGCTCGCTGTCGGCCGTCTTTTCTCCGAGGGTTTTATCGAATCGGCCAAGGAGATATCATCAATAGAAATTGAAAAAGACAAAATGACAGTAAATGTGGCGCTCAAAAAAAAACCGACTGACGCTGGAATTGAGAAACAATACGTAATGACATCCGGATGCGGACAGGCGGCATCGGATCTCAATCTTCTCCAGGGGAAAGGACTTAAACCTCTCGATAAACCGAGAATGTTCGATGCGAAAATAATTCTGGATCTGTTAAGGGAATTTCAGAAAAGATCTTTGATTTTCGCCGAAACCGGCGGAGTTCACGCGGCGGCATTGTGCAGGACCGACAAAATCATTTCTTTCAAAGAAGACATTGGCCGTCACAACGCAGTGGACAAAATAATCGGAGAGGCACTGCTCGGTGGAAAAAACGGAGAAGGTCTGTACATGCTTTTTTCCGGAAGAATATCCTCTGAAATTCTTGTTAAATCGCTGAAGTTCGGAGTTTATCTCATAGCTTCGAGATCCGCACCGACTGATCGAGCTGTTGAGCTCGCCAGAAAGACAAACATCAGACTTATAGGCTTTGCCAGAGGATTCAGATTGAACGTCTACAATTAA
- a CDS encoding FAD/NAD(P)-binding protein, which translates to MNKNEYLPRAVEIKKLKNLVFDVKHFTLKFKDEKPFVWKPGQFVQVSIFGKGEAPISITSTCERGDDLELAVRKVGVLTDALHELKEGDEFFVRGPYGNSFPWEEFEGKDILFVAGGIGLLPLRSVMNAVFNNRGKYGKIWILYGAKCPAECVYDDEMARWAKYPDVEVLRTVDSPDASWKGSVGVVTKLFESVEFNPNSTIAYLCGPPIMIKFTNITLAEKKMRAKDIITTMEMHMKCGIGKCGHCIIGSKYCCTDGPVFTYAQLKLLDVE; encoded by the coding sequence ATGAATAAAAACGAATATCTGCCGCGTGCAGTAGAGATTAAAAAATTAAAGAATCTTGTTTTTGACGTAAAGCATTTCACGCTGAAATTCAAAGACGAAAAACCTTTCGTTTGGAAACCGGGGCAATTCGTTCAAGTCTCGATTTTCGGAAAGGGTGAAGCTCCCATCTCGATCACTTCAACGTGTGAAAGGGGAGACGATCTCGAATTAGCCGTCAGGAAAGTTGGTGTTTTAACGGACGCTTTACACGAACTCAAAGAGGGAGACGAATTTTTCGTCCGCGGACCATACGGTAATTCTTTTCCCTGGGAAGAATTCGAGGGGAAAGACATCCTTTTCGTCGCGGGTGGAATAGGATTACTGCCGCTCAGATCCGTGATGAATGCTGTTTTCAACAATCGCGGCAAATACGGCAAGATATGGATCCTTTACGGAGCCAAATGTCCCGCCGAATGCGTTTACGACGACGAAATGGCAAGATGGGCGAAATATCCGGATGTTGAAGTGCTGAGGACGGTTGACAGTCCGGACGCGAGCTGGAAAGGCAGTGTCGGCGTCGTCACCAAGCTCTTTGAAAGCGTTGAGTTCAACCCGAACAGCACCATAGCATATCTTTGCGGACCTCCAATAATGATAAAATTCACCAACATTACTCTCGCCGAAAAAAAAATGAGAGCCAAAGACATTATAACGACTATGGAAATGCACATGAAATGCGGAATAGGAAAATGCGGACACTGCATAATAGGAAGCAAATATTGCTGTACTGACGGTCCTGTTTTCACTTACGCCCAGTTGAAACTATTAGACGTAGAATAA
- a CDS encoding 4Fe-4S dicluster domain-containing protein gives MSTDKFKITEANIFKLLENFKKSSNLLAPQENEFGDINFLPVEDTGKVLLKEHKPLMPSVREALFGQIEPMIEFEKKGRETKIKSIDNSEETVIFGLPSCDIAGILYTDNFFAQREFEDYYYKNARDKLTLISMSCLTPPSESCFCATMKTGPFAEKGFDVQLTDMEDGYFFVNIGSEKGRVIVTKDKALFDVADADYEKKWEEKKLKASGLPVAENLDKDKALGKMAGNPVDDKLLSEITNRCISCGACNYVCPTCTCFNVTDSQKEGKGIRKRIIDSCMMSGYFRMAGGHNPMEKKEQRTGNRYYCKLLWDKMKFGDTGCVGCGRCLDACPVNIDIKEIILSLS, from the coding sequence ATGTCGACCGACAAATTCAAAATTACCGAGGCAAATATTTTTAAACTCCTCGAAAATTTTAAAAAAAGTTCCAACCTTCTCGCGCCTCAAGAAAACGAATTCGGTGACATAAATTTTCTTCCCGTCGAAGACACAGGCAAAGTCTTGCTGAAAGAGCACAAACCCCTTATGCCCTCCGTGCGTGAAGCTCTTTTTGGTCAGATTGAACCTATGATCGAATTCGAGAAAAAAGGGAGAGAAACAAAGATTAAAAGCATAGACAATTCAGAGGAAACCGTTATATTCGGACTACCGAGCTGTGATATTGCAGGCATACTATATACTGACAATTTCTTTGCACAGAGAGAGTTTGAGGATTACTACTACAAAAACGCGCGCGACAAACTGACTCTGATAAGCATGTCTTGCCTTACACCTCCTTCGGAAAGTTGTTTCTGTGCCACAATGAAGACGGGTCCTTTCGCTGAAAAAGGATTCGATGTTCAACTTACCGACATGGAAGACGGCTATTTCTTCGTAAACATCGGAAGCGAAAAAGGGCGCGTCATAGTGACTAAAGACAAAGCATTGTTTGATGTAGCCGACGCCGATTATGAGAAAAAATGGGAAGAAAAAAAATTGAAAGCTTCGGGACTGCCTGTCGCTGAAAACCTCGACAAAGATAAAGCTCTCGGTAAAATGGCAGGCAATCCGGTTGACGACAAGCTTTTGTCCGAGATTACGAACAGATGCATTTCCTGCGGAGCGTGCAACTATGTTTGTCCGACGTGTACCTGTTTCAATGTTACCGACAGCCAGAAAGAAGGAAAAGGCATAAGAAAGAGAATAATAGATTCCTGCATGATGAGCGGATATTTCAGGATGGCAGGCGGACATAACCCGATGGAGAAAAAAGAACAACGCACCGGGAACCGATATTACTGTAAGCTTTTGTGGGACAAGATGAAATTCGGCGATACCGGCTGTGTCGGGTGCGGCAGATGCCTCGACGCCTGTCCTGTCAATATCGATATCAAAGAAATCATACTGTCACTATCATGA